One Phycisphaerae bacterium RAS2 DNA window includes the following coding sequences:
- a CDS encoding Tetratricopeptide repeat protein, whose protein sequence is MLTLRYGASELDTILCKNTLGMILTRAGDTKEAEEILKSTLQDLDADKLGPHYKPARSLTMNSLGVLYHQINDYKKAIESYSESLALLESIPEGASPFDVALVRSNLADNLRSDHRLDEARRHIEQVIAFFRQHESKHSTLAKALLTAGRIEKEQGNVEKGCSLMNEALTIAKSVWPTDHPELIKMQAIVDQCDE, encoded by the coding sequence ATGTTGACGCTTCGCTATGGAGCTTCAGAACTAGACACTATTCTGTGCAAGAACACGTTGGGTATGATCTTGACGAGAGCCGGAGATACGAAGGAGGCAGAGGAGATTCTCAAATCAACATTGCAAGACTTGGATGCAGATAAATTAGGGCCGCATTATAAGCCAGCGCGGTCACTGACAATGAATTCTTTAGGAGTCTTATATCATCAAATCAACGACTACAAAAAAGCCATTGAAAGTTATTCTGAATCGCTCGCATTGCTCGAATCAATACCCGAAGGAGCATCCCCTTTTGATGTCGCACTCGTAAGGTCGAATCTCGCCGATAATCTCCGATCCGATCATCGGCTGGATGAAGCTCGCAGGCACATCGAGCAAGTAATCGCTTTTTTCCGTCAGCACGAAAGTAAGCATTCCACCTTGGCCAAGGCCCTGCTCACTGCGGGACGAATCGAAAAAGAACAGGGAAACGTGGAGAAGGGGTGCTCCCTAATGAATGAAGCATTGACCATCGCAAAAAGCGTATGGCCAACAGATCATCCCGAGCTAATCAAGATGCAGGCAATTGTAGATCAATGTGACGAATGA
- a CDS encoding Phd_YefM produces MVRISAGELQRQWGRIQDIALAEPVTVTCNGRDRMVLLSSDEYQRLKRRDRRVMTLDDFTDADLQALLAAEPPPESAQFDNEVTE; encoded by the coding sequence ATGGTTCGTATCAGCGCCGGAGAACTGCAACGCCAGTGGGGCAGGATCCAAGATATTGCATTGGCCGAGCCCGTCACCGTTACCTGCAACGGCCGCGACCGCATGGTGCTGCTTTCCAGCGACGAGTACCAGCGACTCAAGCGTCGAGACCGAAGGGTCATGACGCTGGATGACTTCACGGATGCGGATTTGCAGGCGCTCCTTGCCGCTGAACCGCCGCCGGAATCCGCCCAATTCGACAATGAAGTAACCGAGTAA